A single window of Taeniopygia guttata chromosome 1, bTaeGut7.mat, whole genome shotgun sequence DNA harbors:
- the LOC140682418 gene encoding dynein axonemal heavy chain 5-like — protein sequence MGPFQPIHIFLQQEIEQTERVISLVRSMLTDLKLAIDGTIVMSENLRDALDCMYDGRIPASWKKASWPSCTLGFWFTELLERNHQFYKWIFESRPNCFWMTGFFNPQGFLTAVRQEITRANKGWALDSVVLCNEVTKWMKDDITSPPSEGVYVYGLYLEGAGWDRRNMRLTESKPKVLFELMPVIRIYAENNTAKDPRLYSCPVYKKNSQTDLNYIAAMDLKTHQPPEHWVLRGVALLCDLK from the exons ATGGGACCTTTTCAACCTATACACATATTTTTGCAACAGGAGATTGAACAAACTGAGAGAGTTATTTCTTTAGTGAGAAGCATGCTGACTGATCTAAAACTTGCCATTGATGGGACAATAGTTATGAGTGAAAATCTGAGGGATGCTTTAGACTGCATGTATGATGGAAGGATTCCTGCTAGCTGGAAAAAG GCATCTTGGCCTTCCTGTACACTTGGTTTCTGGTTTACTGAGCTTCTAGAAAGAAACCACCAGTTTTATAAGTGGATTTTTGAAAGTCGACCGAACTGTTTCTGGATGACAGGGTTTTTTAATCCCCAAGGATTTTTAACTGCAGTGAGACAG GAAATAACGAGAGCCAACAAAGGATGGGCTCTTGACAGTGTAGTGCTGTGCAATGAAGTCACAAAATGGATGAAGGATGATATCACAAGCCCTCCTTCAGAAGGTGTCTATGTGTATGGGCTGTATTTAGAAGGAGCTGGTTGGGACAGAAGAAACATGAGACTGACAGAATCTAAGCCCAAGGTGCTCTTTGAGCTGATGCCAGTTATAAGGATATATGCAGAGAATAACA CTGCAAAAGATCCACGTCTGTATTCATGTCCGGTCTACAAAAAGAACAGTCAAACAGATCTTAATTACATTGCTGCTATGGATCTTAAAACCCATCAGCCTCCAGAGCACTGGGTACTCCGTGGAGTAGCACTTCTGTGTGATCTCAAGTag